One Streptosporangium sp. NBC_01495 DNA window includes the following coding sequences:
- a CDS encoding amino acid deaminase/aldolase, producing MDDRQRYDRATAHLDPPFAVLDLPALRANAEGMVRRAGGKPIRVASKSVRSRAVLERILAMDGFTGIMAFTLPEALWLVSTGMRDVLVAYPTVDRAALAELAAGPVAAREITIMVDRTEHLDLVESAVAGVRDRHEIRLCLDVDAGYLAFGGRFRAGVRRSPVREIDQAADLATEIAKRPGFRLVGLMAYEAQIAGVGDNPPGNPALTRAVRLMQARSRRELITRRGRIVQAVRQVTDLEFVNGGGTGSIEKTAKERAVTEIAAGSGFFHPRLFDFYRGFTGRPAALFALPVVRRPAPGVVTVLGGGYPASGAPGDDRLPQPYLPCGLRYDSNEGAGEVQTPLIGQAAEDLRAGDRVWFRHAKAGELCERFASLHLIDGDEVVDEVPTYRGEGRTFL from the coding sequence ATGGACGACCGCCAGCGCTACGACCGGGCCACAGCGCACCTGGACCCTCCCTTCGCCGTCCTCGACCTGCCCGCCCTGCGCGCCAACGCCGAGGGCATGGTCCGCCGCGCCGGAGGCAAGCCGATCAGGGTCGCCAGCAAGTCCGTCAGGTCCCGGGCCGTGCTCGAACGCATCCTCGCCATGGACGGCTTCACCGGGATCATGGCCTTCACCCTCCCCGAGGCCCTCTGGCTCGTCTCCACCGGGATGCGGGACGTGCTGGTCGCGTACCCCACCGTCGACCGCGCCGCGCTCGCCGAGCTGGCCGCCGGGCCGGTCGCGGCCCGGGAGATCACGATCATGGTGGACCGGACCGAGCACCTGGACCTGGTCGAGTCCGCCGTCGCCGGGGTCCGCGACCGCCACGAGATCCGGCTCTGCCTGGACGTCGACGCGGGCTACCTCGCCTTCGGCGGCCGGTTCAGGGCGGGCGTCCGCCGCTCCCCCGTCCGCGAGATCGACCAGGCCGCCGACCTCGCCACCGAGATCGCGAAACGGCCCGGGTTCCGGCTCGTGGGCCTGATGGCGTACGAGGCGCAGATCGCCGGGGTCGGCGACAACCCTCCGGGCAACCCCGCCCTCACCCGGGCCGTCCGCCTGATGCAGGCCAGGTCCCGGCGCGAGCTGATCACGCGCAGGGGCCGGATCGTCCAGGCCGTCCGCCAGGTCACCGACCTGGAGTTCGTCAACGGCGGCGGCACCGGCAGCATCGAGAAGACCGCCAAGGAGAGGGCCGTCACCGAGATCGCGGCCGGATCCGGCTTCTTCCACCCCCGCCTGTTCGACTTCTACCGGGGATTCACCGGCCGGCCCGCCGCCCTGTTCGCCCTGCCCGTCGTCCGCCGCCCCGCCCCCGGCGTCGTCACCGTCCTCGGCGGCGGCTACCCCGCCTCCGGAGCCCCCGGCGACGACCGCCTGCCCCAGCCCTACCTGCCGTGCGGGCTGCGCTACGACTCCAACGAGGGGGCCGGAGAGGTCCAGACCCCCCTGATCGGGCAGGCCGCCGAGGACCTGCGCGCCGGCGACCGGGTCTGGTTCCGGCACGCCAAGGCGGGCGAGCTCTGCGAGCGCTTCGCGAGCCTGCACCTGATCGACGGGGACGAGGTCGTGGACGAGGTCCCCACCTACCGGGGCGAGGGCCGCACCTTCCTCTGA
- a CDS encoding DUF6286 domain-containing protein yields MTTTLQDILAGSGGTGGAGTTTGGSGGKAAAEQFQDVRRRSVRMLRPSRTPAGVPAALMVSAVLAVAASVTVGLLMESPLARVPYRRLVNGAGAWNWSDPATFAASVLAMAAGLVMLALAALPGRTRLIPLESGDPHMVIGITRSGLRRTLREAAESVDEVKGARVRLTSRIVEVTVFTDAERTGPVLRRVGAAVGDRLAGLGAMCAGDVVVRLRRKGGR; encoded by the coding sequence ATGACGACTACTCTCCAGGACATCCTGGCGGGCTCGGGAGGCACCGGCGGCGCGGGGACCACCACCGGAGGCTCGGGAGGCAAGGCGGCGGCCGAGCAGTTCCAGGACGTCCGGCGCAGGTCGGTGCGGATGCTCAGGCCGAGCAGGACCCCCGCGGGCGTCCCCGCCGCCCTGATGGTGTCCGCCGTGCTGGCGGTCGCGGCCTCGGTGACGGTGGGCCTGCTCATGGAGTCGCCGCTCGCGCGGGTGCCCTACCGGCGGCTCGTCAACGGTGCCGGCGCGTGGAACTGGTCGGACCCCGCCACCTTCGCCGCGTCGGTGCTCGCCATGGCGGCGGGCCTGGTGATGCTCGCGCTCGCCGCGCTGCCGGGGCGGACCCGGCTGATACCGCTGGAGTCGGGAGACCCGCACATGGTGATCGGCATCACCAGGTCCGGGCTCCGCCGCACGCTGAGGGAGGCGGCCGAGTCGGTGGACGAGGTGAAGGGGGCGCGGGTCCGGCTCACGTCGCGGATCGTCGAGGTCACCGTGTTCACCGACGCCGAGCGGACCGGGCCCGTGCTGCGCCGGGTGGGCGCGGCGGTGGGCGACCGGCTGGCGGGCCTGGGCGCGATGTGCGCGGGTGACGTCGTCGTACGGCTGCGCAGGAAGGGGGGCCGATGA
- a CDS encoding response regulator transcription factor, which produces MIRVLVVEDQQALAGALKIAIDAQPDLECVGTFGTVEDAMPLATASGADVVLMDIHLPDADGVEGGIEGTRRIKVSHPEARVLILAEDATPDLFVASVAAGAAGFLAKDHAFADILRAIRASINQKIIMVECDTLGALLNGIRPGASSANGRENWARLTARELEVLALMGEGLCPRAIAERLIVSLYTARGHIKNVMVKLGAHSQLEAVVVAARTKLLPGLQARSTSPIRSIWGE; this is translated from the coding sequence ATGATCCGAGTTCTCGTGGTGGAGGATCAGCAGGCGCTCGCCGGCGCTCTCAAGATCGCGATCGACGCCCAGCCGGACCTCGAATGCGTGGGGACCTTCGGGACGGTCGAGGATGCCATGCCACTCGCGACGGCGTCCGGCGCCGACGTCGTGCTCATGGACATTCATCTGCCCGACGCCGACGGGGTCGAGGGCGGGATCGAAGGCACGAGGCGGATCAAGGTGTCTCACCCGGAGGCCCGCGTCCTCATCCTGGCGGAGGACGCCACCCCCGACCTCTTCGTAGCCTCCGTGGCGGCGGGTGCCGCGGGCTTCCTCGCGAAGGACCACGCGTTCGCGGACATTCTCCGGGCGATCCGGGCCTCGATCAACCAGAAGATCATCATGGTCGAGTGCGACACGCTCGGCGCGCTCCTCAACGGCATACGGCCCGGCGCGTCATCGGCGAACGGCCGCGAGAACTGGGCGAGGCTCACCGCCCGCGAACTGGAGGTGCTGGCGTTGATGGGGGAGGGGCTCTGCCCTCGCGCGATCGCCGAAAGGCTCATCGTGAGCCTGTACACCGCACGCGGCCACATCAAGAACGTCATGGTGAAGCTGGGCGCGCACAGTCAACTGGAGGCGGTGGTCGTGGCCGCCAGGACGAAGCTCCTGCCCGGCTTGCAAGCCCGGTCAACATCCCCGATTCGGTCCATTTGGGGGGAATAG
- a CDS encoding GNAT family N-acetyltransferase: MLDPCRDPEPDGWEDFRQAEGLTPLWAYDVIGASCEGSWARPLLAVFREGRRITAVIGAVYIGLRSPGSSRAPRPRREPIILDVRLPGYSNGPTWHFSGEVSFEARCAMLRLFERAAARRLGWGLAGTVYRMMTEPESPMVVRRGAIVRDSPGSTVMPLSWTSAEEWIGSLSRNRRSVLRRQLRRMEKADDLIVTTGTVRSDLDPVELAEMNRRHTARLAARLDPRAPLPAAYFDRLLRREDVSVTTYHAGERLLAFAILFDHGTTPVFATWAALRPEDGGRKDLYFDAHARLVRKVIEDGKKELLGGRGLVEVKKSLGYEYVPMKLVAVPRWVMG, from the coding sequence GTGTTGGATCCATGCCGTGATCCAGAACCCGACGGCTGGGAGGACTTCCGGCAGGCCGAAGGGCTGACCCCCCTCTGGGCGTACGACGTCATCGGCGCGTCGTGCGAGGGATCGTGGGCCCGTCCCCTGCTGGCCGTGTTCCGCGAAGGCCGGCGCATCACCGCGGTGATCGGCGCGGTGTACATCGGCCTGCGATCACCGGGTTCCAGCCGGGCGCCCCGGCCCCGCCGAGAGCCGATCATCCTGGATGTCCGCCTGCCCGGCTACTCCAACGGGCCGACATGGCACTTCTCGGGCGAGGTGTCGTTCGAGGCGCGGTGCGCCATGCTGCGGCTGTTCGAGCGGGCCGCCGCGCGCCGGCTCGGCTGGGGGCTCGCGGGGACGGTCTACCGCATGATGACCGAGCCCGAGTCGCCGATGGTCGTCCGCCGGGGGGCGATCGTGCGGGATTCCCCGGGTAGTACGGTCATGCCCCTGAGCTGGACCTCCGCCGAGGAGTGGATCGGCTCGCTGAGCAGGAACCGCAGGAGCGTCCTGCGCCGTCAGCTCCGCCGGATGGAGAAGGCCGACGACCTGATCGTGACCACCGGGACGGTACGGTCCGACCTCGATCCGGTCGAGCTGGCCGAGATGAACCGCAGGCACACGGCCCGGCTGGCGGCCCGCCTCGACCCCCGCGCACCACTGCCCGCGGCGTACTTCGACAGGTTGCTCCGGCGCGAGGATGTGTCCGTGACCACCTATCACGCCGGGGAGCGGCTGCTGGCCTTCGCGATCCTGTTCGATCACGGGACCACTCCCGTCTTCGCCACCTGGGCGGCGCTGCGGCCCGAGGACGGCGGACGCAAGGACCTCTACTTCGACGCCCACGCGCGTCTGGTCCGGAAGGTGATCGAGGACGGGAAGAAGGAACTGCTGGGTGGCCGGGGCCTGGTGGAGGTCAAGAAGTCGCTGGGCTACGAGTACGTCCCGATGAAGCTTGTCGCCGTCCCCCGATGGGTGATGGGATGA
- a CDS encoding DUF3618 domain-containing protein — MADTDPAELERQIERTRAELAQTVDAIADRVSPKRVAARGVAKVRANAEHLVGQVGDLVGGAAGPKPVRLAGEPEDLWADDRPDLAPILIGVGAVLALGAVVMLWRRRRP, encoded by the coding sequence ATGGCGGACACCGATCCCGCGGAGTTGGAGCGGCAGATCGAGCGCACGCGCGCGGAGTTGGCCCAGACGGTGGACGCCATCGCGGACCGGGTGAGCCCCAAGCGGGTCGCGGCGCGCGGTGTGGCGAAGGTCCGGGCGAACGCGGAGCATCTCGTCGGCCAGGTCGGTGACCTGGTGGGCGGCGCGGCGGGGCCGAAGCCGGTCAGGCTCGCCGGCGAGCCCGAGGATCTGTGGGCGGACGACCGGCCGGACCTGGCGCCGATCCTGATCGGGGTGGGGGCGGTGCTGGCGCTCGGCGCGGTGGTCATGCTGTGGCGGCGCCGTCGGCCGTGA
- a CDS encoding sensor histidine kinase, whose product MATVLMVAIHRFGTESLTAEIVADGGRVAMQVERGRAAYPLAQNPFRHIQVVDARGRVVASTPKLRGKPRMATFTPANKATAQSVVCGEVFPPGECDIVIAQWAYREGGNWIVYSASPTVPPWVDPRLAALVGGAAVVLAAAVTYLGRRIAVASLKPVTAIRVELDEINETSLSRRAPVPPCDDEIHDLAISINHTLSRLQAAVEQQRQFASDASHDLRSPIAAIRAEVEDALLAPQETSVPKLGGTVLGGLERLQAIVHDLLTIARLDAGSSGAHDAIDLAELVATECRMRHHMRNGCEFSLEPGVVVIGDRLRMGRLLTNLIDNAERHADSKIIIDVRRAPGDEGDGRRFPHGIAVLEVLDDGPGIDPDKREQVFQRFARLDTARSKDAGGTGLGLPIARQIAETSGGTLRIEDSPRGARFVLRLPLHEGAALPSLQDPGLAERGGAVFLEDGFAQ is encoded by the coding sequence GTGGCCACAGTGCTCATGGTCGCCATCCACCGTTTCGGCACGGAGTCGCTCACCGCGGAGATCGTCGCGGACGGCGGCCGGGTGGCCATGCAGGTGGAGCGGGGCAGGGCGGCCTACCCCCTCGCACAGAACCCGTTCCGCCATATCCAGGTCGTCGACGCACGGGGCCGGGTCGTCGCCTCGACCCCCAAACTGCGAGGCAAGCCGCGCATGGCGACGTTCACCCCCGCCAACAAGGCCACCGCACAATCCGTCGTGTGCGGCGAGGTCTTTCCTCCTGGCGAATGCGACATCGTGATCGCGCAGTGGGCCTACCGGGAGGGCGGGAACTGGATCGTCTACTCCGCCTCCCCCACGGTCCCTCCGTGGGTCGATCCGAGGCTGGCCGCACTGGTCGGCGGGGCCGCGGTGGTGCTCGCCGCGGCCGTCACCTATCTCGGCCGCCGGATCGCCGTCGCGTCCCTCAAGCCGGTGACCGCCATCCGAGTGGAACTCGACGAGATCAACGAGACCTCCCTCAGCCGCCGGGCGCCCGTACCGCCCTGCGATGACGAGATCCACGATCTGGCCATCAGCATCAACCACACGCTGAGCCGCCTACAGGCCGCGGTGGAGCAGCAGCGCCAGTTCGCCTCGGACGCCTCCCACGACCTGCGCAGTCCCATCGCCGCCATCCGTGCCGAGGTGGAGGACGCCCTGCTCGCGCCTCAGGAGACCAGTGTGCCCAAGCTGGGGGGCACCGTTCTGGGCGGTCTGGAGCGGCTTCAGGCGATCGTGCACGACCTGCTGACCATCGCGCGGCTGGACGCGGGGAGTTCGGGTGCGCACGACGCGATCGACCTGGCCGAACTCGTCGCCACGGAGTGCCGGATGCGCCACCACATGAGAAACGGGTGTGAGTTCTCGCTTGAGCCCGGTGTGGTGGTGATCGGCGACCGGTTGCGGATGGGCCGCCTTCTCACCAACCTCATCGACAACGCCGAACGGCACGCCGACAGCAAGATCATCATCGATGTCCGGCGCGCGCCGGGCGACGAGGGCGACGGCCGGCGATTCCCGCACGGCATCGCGGTGCTGGAGGTGCTCGACGACGGGCCGGGCATCGATCCGGACAAGCGCGAGCAGGTGTTCCAGCGGTTCGCCCGGCTGGACACCGCCCGCAGCAAGGACGCCGGAGGCACCGGGCTGGGCCTGCCGATCGCCCGGCAGATCGCCGAGACGAGCGGGGGCACCCTCCGGATCGAGGACAGCCCCCGCGGCGCGCGTTTCGTGCTCCGCCTCCCGCTTCACGAGGGCGCCGCGCTTCCCTCACTCCAAGACCCCGGCCTCGCCGAACGTGGCGGCGCGGTCTTCCTTGAGGACGGATTCGCGCAGTAA
- a CDS encoding glycosyltransferase family 2 protein: MTTGLTVLVPCFNEGAQVEVAHRELTEALKGIDELEILFVDDGSTDDSLDRVRRLAESDPRVRYLSFTRNFGIDAVMAAGFRYAGQPWTVQCDADLQVPPEEIWALLAKAGEGYDVVFGERLGRRDPLVRRLGSAGLHWTARRVFGIDMPRGASTFRVVRTGVARTITDLRLPWFIPAVPLVGARHAVTPVTHRPRTAGRSKLRLARLVAHGFELFFGFSWRPLNAVYAVAVLGGGLSLVMAILGYLGVVGGSVMGAAQLLLIGLVLATVALVGRYLHRLAHDSRGLRVYYVRESNLALLPEDSLTGGLRCPPPPDHPDRRASG; this comes from the coding sequence GTGACGACCGGGCTGACCGTGCTGGTGCCGTGTTTCAACGAGGGAGCGCAGGTCGAGGTCGCCCACCGCGAGCTGACCGAGGCCCTGAAGGGGATCGACGAGTTGGAGATCCTCTTCGTCGACGACGGCAGTACCGACGACTCCCTCGACCGGGTCCGCCGCCTGGCGGAGTCGGATCCACGAGTGCGTTACCTGTCCTTCACCCGTAACTTCGGTATCGATGCCGTCATGGCGGCCGGGTTCCGCTATGCCGGCCAGCCATGGACGGTCCAGTGCGACGCGGACCTCCAGGTGCCGCCCGAGGAGATCTGGGCACTACTCGCCAAAGCCGGCGAGGGTTACGACGTCGTGTTCGGCGAGCGGCTGGGGCGACGTGACCCTCTGGTTCGCAGGCTCGGGTCGGCAGGTCTGCACTGGACGGCCCGGCGGGTCTTCGGGATCGACATGCCAAGGGGCGCGTCCACCTTCAGGGTGGTACGCACCGGCGTGGCCCGCACGATCACCGATCTGAGGCTGCCCTGGTTCATCCCGGCGGTGCCCCTCGTCGGTGCCCGCCACGCCGTCACCCCGGTCACGCACAGACCGCGCACGGCGGGCCGCTCCAAGCTCCGCCTGGCGAGGCTGGTCGCACACGGCTTCGAGCTGTTCTTCGGCTTCTCCTGGCGTCCGCTCAACGCGGTGTACGCGGTGGCCGTGCTGGGCGGGGGTCTCTCGCTGGTGATGGCGATACTCGGATATCTGGGGGTGGTGGGCGGGTCGGTCATGGGCGCGGCCCAGCTCCTGCTCATCGGGCTGGTGCTCGCTACGGTGGCTCTGGTGGGGCGCTATCTCCACAGGCTCGCGCACGACTCGCGAGGTCTGCGGGTCTACTACGTCAGGGAGTCCAACCTGGCGCTGCTTCCCGAGGACAGCCTGACCGGCGGCCTGCGCTGCCCACCTCCTCCCGATCATCCCGATCGTCGGGCGAGCGGATGA
- the bcp gene encoding thioredoxin-dependent thiol peroxidase has protein sequence MKLEPGDAAPDFTLPAADGTTVSLETHRGKRVILYFYPAAMTPGCTKQACDFRDSLASLTSAGFAVLGVSKDSPAKLAKFVEHDALTFPLLSDPSLEVHKAYDVYGEKTMYGKTTVGVIRSTFVIDADGKIEKALYNVKATGHVARLRRELDLD, from the coding sequence ATGAAACTTGAGCCGGGCGACGCCGCCCCGGACTTCACGCTTCCCGCCGCCGACGGCACCACCGTGTCGCTGGAGACACATCGCGGCAAGCGCGTCATCCTCTACTTCTATCCCGCCGCGATGACCCCGGGCTGCACCAAGCAGGCCTGCGACTTCCGCGACAGCCTCGCCTCGCTGACCTCGGCCGGATTCGCCGTGCTCGGCGTCTCGAAGGACAGCCCGGCCAAGCTCGCCAAGTTCGTCGAGCACGACGCCCTGACCTTCCCGCTCCTGTCCGACCCCTCCCTTGAGGTCCACAAGGCCTACGACGTGTACGGGGAGAAGACGATGTACGGCAAGACGACCGTCGGGGTCATCCGCTCCACCTTCGTCATCGACGCCGACGGCAAGATTGAGAAGGCTCTCTACAACGTGAAGGCGACCGGCCACGTGGCCCGCCTCCGCCGCGAACTCGACCTCGACTAA
- a CDS encoding NAD-dependent epimerase/dehydratase family protein: MKVGVTGGNGFIGRYVCEELASRGHVPLVFDHRGRTEQHMPWEVMRGDIRDATAMTELAAHCDAIVHLAAVLGTQETITNPRPAAETNLMGGLNFLEAVAQYDLPGVYICVGNHWMDNSYSISKTAVERFVRMFNAHRGTRVNSVRVVNAYGPRQQAAPPFAPGKVRKITPAVVCRALAGMPVELYGGGTQISDMVWVGDVARALVSSLETAAAGTVLNHVVEVGPTTSSTIREVAELVIDLCVARGYERVPIVDLPMRPGETPDTAVTAQNKTLQSVGIDPNSLISLKEGMTRTVDWFIETRGVNWNAPEAAHA, encoded by the coding sequence ATGAAAGTCGGGGTAACCGGGGGAAACGGATTCATCGGCCGCTATGTTTGCGAAGAACTCGCGTCTCGCGGCCACGTTCCGCTCGTGTTCGATCACAGAGGACGCACCGAACAGCACATGCCCTGGGAAGTCATGCGAGGCGATATCCGGGACGCCACCGCCATGACGGAACTCGCGGCGCACTGTGACGCCATAGTGCACCTGGCGGCCGTTCTCGGCACCCAGGAGACCATCACCAATCCGCGACCAGCGGCCGAGACCAACCTCATGGGCGGTCTCAACTTCCTCGAGGCCGTGGCCCAGTACGACCTGCCCGGCGTCTACATCTGCGTCGGCAACCACTGGATGGACAACAGCTACTCCATCTCCAAGACAGCCGTGGAACGCTTCGTCCGCATGTTCAACGCCCACCGCGGCACCAGGGTCAACAGCGTGCGAGTCGTCAACGCCTACGGCCCCCGCCAGCAGGCCGCTCCACCGTTCGCCCCCGGCAAGGTCCGGAAGATCACCCCTGCCGTCGTCTGCCGCGCACTGGCCGGTATGCCTGTCGAGTTGTACGGCGGAGGCACCCAGATCTCCGACATGGTCTGGGTCGGAGACGTGGCACGGGCACTCGTCTCCTCCCTGGAGACCGCCGCCGCGGGCACGGTCCTCAACCACGTCGTGGAAGTCGGCCCGACCACCTCGTCCACCATCCGCGAGGTCGCGGAGCTCGTCATCGACCTCTGCGTGGCCCGCGGTTACGAACGGGTGCCCATCGTCGACCTGCCCATGCGGCCAGGCGAGACGCCCGACACCGCGGTCACGGCACAGAACAAGACCCTCCAGTCGGTCGGGATCGATCCGAACTCACTCATCTCCCTCAAGGAGGGAATGACCCGGACCGTGGACTGGTTCATCGAAACCCGCGGCGTCAACTGGAACGCCCCAGAGGCGGCCCACGCGTGA
- a CDS encoding ATP-grasp domain-containing protein, giving the protein MKQLVILGGSDGTISSFRAARRLGLGTICIDMRADAPGVREADEFLHLSTRDVEAVTAALRGRDDVAGVLAPGSDINLPSLVEVTERLGLPRGLSAPALRASVDKAYFREVCQRLGMDGPAYVSGTTNEILRDTVRPAFPVIVKPVDSGSSRGITICTGPQELGDAVRAASDVSPSATVIVEELVTGRDLCGEAFLQDGQVALLGLSDRVVAAPQVVAIGHHMAPRDEPLTREVTRQIELVCADVGYTDGPLNIDLFVTDDGVVLIEMGARIGGNGMGEALGLMYGVDTVAAAVLLAIGERPELSPRWTRHAAVRMLRSDTKGTLVALNGLRDALALPGVDDVLVTALPGEPVMPYTECRAKLGYVLASAASADELTEVLATVDDLVQVSVDAG; this is encoded by the coding sequence GTGAAGCAACTGGTCATCCTGGGCGGCTCGGACGGCACGATCAGCTCGTTCCGGGCCGCCCGGCGGCTCGGGCTGGGCACGATCTGCATCGACATGCGCGCCGACGCCCCCGGAGTCCGGGAGGCCGACGAGTTCCTCCACCTCAGCACCCGTGACGTGGAGGCGGTGACGGCGGCACTGCGCGGCCGGGACGACGTGGCCGGAGTACTCGCCCCGGGAAGCGACATCAACCTGCCGTCCCTCGTCGAGGTGACGGAGCGGCTCGGACTACCCCGCGGACTGTCCGCCCCCGCCCTGCGAGCCTCGGTGGACAAGGCCTACTTCCGCGAGGTGTGCCAACGGCTCGGCATGGACGGGCCCGCCTACGTCAGCGGCACCACCAACGAGATCCTCCGCGACACCGTACGACCGGCCTTTCCCGTCATCGTCAAACCCGTCGACTCGGGCAGTTCCCGCGGCATCACGATCTGCACCGGCCCACAGGAACTGGGCGACGCCGTGAGGGCGGCGAGCGACGTCTCCCCCTCGGCGACCGTGATCGTCGAGGAACTGGTCACCGGCCGAGACCTCTGTGGTGAGGCATTCCTCCAGGACGGCCAAGTGGCCCTGCTGGGACTGAGCGACCGCGTGGTGGCGGCACCCCAGGTCGTCGCGATCGGGCACCACATGGCCCCTCGCGACGAGCCACTGACCCGGGAGGTCACCCGGCAGATCGAACTCGTCTGCGCCGACGTGGGCTACACCGACGGGCCGCTCAACATCGACCTGTTCGTCACCGACGACGGTGTCGTACTGATCGAGATGGGCGCGAGAATCGGCGGCAACGGCATGGGCGAGGCGCTCGGCCTCATGTACGGGGTCGACACCGTGGCCGCCGCCGTCCTGCTCGCCATCGGCGAGCGCCCCGAACTCTCTCCCCGCTGGACCAGGCACGCCGCCGTACGCATGCTCCGCTCGGACACCAAGGGCACGCTGGTGGCCCTGAACGGTCTGCGGGACGCACTCGCACTACCCGGAGTGGACGACGTACTGGTCACCGCTCTGCCGGGCGAACCCGTCATGCCCTACACCGAATGCCGGGCGAAACTGGGTTACGTGCTGGCCTCGGCGGCCTCGGCGGACGAACTCACAGAGGTGCTGGCCACCGTCGACGACCTGGTCCAGGTCAGCGTCGATGCCGGCTGA